The genomic window ACCGTTAATAAGTCCTTGTCCTGTTATTTTGATGTTATGAGCATTCTCCGCATACAATAAACTCTTATTAAATGCTGGTGCCTCTATAGCGCCTTTATTTTCTGTAGAATAGTCTTTTAAAGACAAACTCCCCAAAAGTTCTGCTCCTTTTTGAATATGTAATTCAACATTACTTTTTAAATTAATTGTACCTATAACATATTTTCCAGAAGGAATGATTACTTTTCCACCATTTTCAGCACATTTATCAATAGCTTTTTGAACCGCTACTGTATTTACAATTGTAGTATCATTAATTGCTCCATAATCTAAGATATTGTACTCATTATTTTTTTTACAGCTTCCAAAACAGATTAAACATAGTGCCATTACAACACCTTTTAATAATTGGTTTTTCATACTTAGTTTCCTAATTGTTTAGTTAATAGTTCTCTTTCTTTAGAAAAAGTATTACTTAGAGGTGCTGTAGGTAAAGTTTGTTCAAACAATTTAATTTTATTTAATAAACCAGAAACTTTTTCTGGGTATTTACCCGCCACATCTGTTTGTTCCGACCAATCTGAATTGATATTATATAATTCAGTTTTGCCTAATTTTGAATTGGTTAAAAGCTTCCAATTATCTTCTTGAATACCTGCTGAAGGCCAGAATTCTGTTCTATTATTTGAGAAGTTCCAGTTCCAAAAAATTGGTTTTTCTCGTTTCATCTCTTTCCCTTTTAAAGCCTCTACAATACTAACACCATCTGATTCATATCCTTCAGGCAATTTACCTCCTGCTAATTCTAAAAAAGTAGGTAACAAATCTACTGTAGATAATTGTGTCGTTTTATCATGGACTCCAGCAGGTACAGAACCTGGCCATCTCACGATAAAAGGAATACGAACACCTCCAGCGAACAACGAACGCTTTTTACCTTTAAGACCTGCCGTTTCTCCAACTGAATAATACGATCCTAGACCACCTCCAGTTGAATTATCTCCTTGTGTTTTTGTAGTTCCTGTAAATTCTGGACCATTATCAGAAGAAAAAAGTACAAGAGTATTATCATCTATTCCTAAATCTTTTAATGTTTGAAACAATTGCCCAATACGATCATCGTATTCAGCTATTACTGCGGCATACACCTGTTGTTGTTCATCTAAATCTGAAAACAAATCCATATATTCCTTCTTTGGATAATGGGGTGTGTGTGTTGCATGAATCCATGCATTTACAAAGAAAGGCTTGTTTTTATTTTTCTTTACAAAATCTATGGTTTTATACAATGTAGAATCCACATCCATTTGATGCAATTTATTTGGTAAGTTAAATGCTCCATATTCATCATATCCATATTCTAAAGGAGATGGTGCATCTGCTACATCAGTATTTGACAAATGCCACTTTCCATAATGAGCAGTTACATATCCTGATTTTTTAAGCATTCGTGGTAACAAAGGTGCTTCTGTACTTAACCAATCTGGCATATTACGTTTCATATGAGACTCAACAGAAGCAAAATGTCCATGCACACTATGTCTCGCAGGAAACTGACCTGTCATGACTCCAGTTCTACTAGGTGAACAAACTGGATTGACTACAGAGAAATTTTGAAAATCAATTCCTTCAGCTGCCATTTTATCTAGATTAGGAGTTTTACAAAATGAGCTTCCGTGAATTCCTAAATCACCATATCCCCAATCATCAGCAAATATGAAAATAATGTTAGGCTGGGTTTCTTTGTTTTTAATAGATTTAGTGCT from Algibacter sp. L1A34 includes these protein-coding regions:
- a CDS encoding sulfatase-like hydrolase/transferase; its protein translation is MSNWFVYDFNNFAENNFIMKAFKLITYLFLTTLLIQSCKTDTSTKSIKNKETQPNIIFIFADDWGYGDLGIHGSSFCKTPNLDKMAAEGIDFQNFSVVNPVCSPSRTGVMTGQFPARHSVHGHFASVESHMKRNMPDWLSTEAPLLPRMLKKSGYVTAHYGKWHLSNTDVADAPSPLEYGYDEYGAFNLPNKLHQMDVDSTLYKTIDFVKKNKNKPFFVNAWIHATHTPHYPKKEYMDLFSDLDEQQQVYAAVIAEYDDRIGQLFQTLKDLGIDDNTLVLFSSDNGPEFTGTTKTQGDNSTGGGLGSYYSVGETAGLKGKKRSLFAGGVRIPFIVRWPGSVPAGVHDKTTQLSTVDLLPTFLELAGGKLPEGYESDGVSIVEALKGKEMKREKPIFWNWNFSNNRTEFWPSAGIQEDNWKLLTNSKLGKTELYNINSDWSEQTDVAGKYPEKVSGLLNKIKLFEQTLPTAPLSNTFSKERELLTKQLGN